A window of Hymenobacter siberiensis genomic DNA:
CAGAAAACGAGTTTGCGGCCGGCTCTGACACAGCTGCTATGCGGGCACAAAAAAAGGGCCTTTCTCCGCGGAGAAAGGCCCTTTTTCAAAAGTAATCTGGCAGTTAGTCAATCACAACCTTCTGGGTAGCCAGGCCAGCGTCCGTGCGGATTTGCAGGGTGTACACGCCGGTTTTCTCGCCACTCAGGTCGAGGCTGATTTTGCGCGCGCCGATGGCGGCCGCGTTCAGGGTCTGCGACTTCACCTGGCGGCCCAGGGCATCAGAAACGGTGAGCTGCGCGCCCGTTTTCAGCTCCGAACCCAGGTCCACGTTGAACACGCCGGAAGTACTGGGATTGGGGTATACGTTCAGCGCGCTCTGCAGGGCCGCGTTGCGGGTAGCCGTCACGGTGCGCGAGTATTTGTACACGCCGCCTGCGCCGTTGGGGTCGGTGTAGAGGCCGCCGTAGCCTACTACGTTATTAGCAGTAGCGCCGGGAATCAGGTCCATGCAGAAGAAATAGCCAGGAGCCGCCAGCGTTGTACCCGAAACGTTGAGGTTCGTCCAGTTCACGCCATCAGTGCTGATGGAAGTACCAAAGTCTTCCGGAACCTGATTGGTGGTAGGTAGGGGGAAACGCGCACCGGTGCTGTAGTAGGTATTACCCACGGCGTCAATGGCGTTGCGGAAGAAGCTGCCAGTGGCATTGTTGGCCGGCGTAATGGCCGTCCAGGTAGCGCCGCCGTCGCTGGTACGGGCCACGTTAAGTGCTGTGGCAGCAGCGCCACCACCCGGCGAGGTGTAGCCGAAAGCAATACCGTCGAGGTTGTTGCTCTTGAATGCCAGCTGCGACACCGCCCCCACGATGTTCGGAATGAGCCCCGAAGCCGTCCAGGTCACCCCGAAGTCGGTGGTTTTGAACACCCGCACCTGCGCGGCGTTGTTCGACGAGGCCAGCCCGGTCCACAGGGTGCCAGGAGCCGAATTTGAAGGAAAGAAGGCGCCTGCGTTGCCGTATTCGTTCGCCAGCGGGGCCGGCACGTTTGCCGTCACCCGAACCCAGTTCTCACCGCCATCGGTGGTACGCAGAATTTCAAACGCACTGCCGGCAGCCGAGGCTGGGTCGCCAAGCGAAACGCCCGTGGTAGCGTTGAACATGTGTACCCAATTGCAGAAAGTGCCGGCTCCCGTAAACTGCGTAGACGTAGTTTTCTTAACCCAGGTCTGACCACCGTTGGTGGTCTTCACAATCTCGCCGCCGTAAGTGGTAGCACCATCAAAAGTGGAGCCCGGAAAGGCGCAGGCGACTGCAGTAGTGGCACTAATACCAGAAACATTACCGACTGTGGCACTTTTAGTCGGGCCACTGGTCACCGAAATATCGCCCCAGTCGAACTGGTCACCCGCGGTATTGTTGCTGCGGATAAAATTCCTTGGAATGGAAGCCGGAGCACCGGTGGCCACCCTATCAGAGGTTACTCCCCACACCACGGTTGCCGAGAGTGTGCTGAGGTCAACGATGTTAGACTGAGTCAGGATGTTGCTGGTGGGAGCATTGACAAGCGTCCAGGGGGCCTGCGCATTGGCGTGACCGGCAAATCCGAGCAGGCCCAAAAAGAGTAGTGATTTTTTCATGGAAACGGGGTGAAAATTGAGGGGATTAAAGAGGGTAAAAACGGGTAGCTGAGGCAAACAAGTAACTACGCGTAGGCAGTTACACATCAAATGAAGTGTTTGTTTTCGGGGTCCAAGATAAGAAACGTTGTCGATTTCACCGCATAAGTAACGGATGAGCTTAGGGAAAACCGGCGTTGGCAGGGTCCTTCCGGATGCACTTGCGGGGCGTCGTTGCCGTGGTCAGCTTTCGGACTGAGGCTATTGACCGGAAATGCAAAAGGCCCTCCCCGGGATGGGGAAGGCCTTGTACAGTGGCCCCGTTTGGAT
This region includes:
- a CDS encoding T9SS type A sorting domain-containing protein; translation: MKKSLLFLGLLGFAGHANAQAPWTLVNAPTSNILTQSNIVDLSTLSATVVWGVTSDRVATGAPASIPRNFIRSNNTAGDQFDWGDISVTSGPTKSATVGNVSGISATTAVACAFPGSTFDGATTYGGEIVKTTNGGQTWVKKTTSTQFTGAGTFCNWVHMFNATTGVSLGDPASAAGSAFEILRTTDGGENWVRVTANVPAPLANEYGNAGAFFPSNSAPGTLWTGLASSNNAAQVRVFKTTDFGVTWTASGLIPNIVGAVSQLAFKSNNLDGIAFGYTSPGGGAAATALNVARTSDGGATWTAITPANNATGSFFRNAIDAVGNTYYSTGARFPLPTTNQVPEDFGTSISTDGVNWTNLNVSGTTLAAPGYFFCMDLIPGATANNVVGYGGLYTDPNGAGGVYKYSRTVTATRNAALQSALNVYPNPSTSGVFNVDLGSELKTGAQLTVSDALGRQVKSQTLNAAAIGARKISLDLSGEKTGVYTLQIRTDAGLATQKVVID